The Candidatus Edwardsbacteria bacterium genome contains the following window.
ATTCTGGGAAGACACCACGGAGGTTCGCGGGGATATGGAGATCAGCTTTACCTCCCATTCGCCGCTGGTCAATTTGACGGTTACGGTACCCTGGGGCAAGCTGGAACCCTACGGCGAGATTAGGTATGGCGGTATTACAGCCAAGGCCGACGGGGAGTATAATTGCGAGTATCTATCGCGCAACGTGTCCAGCGAGTTGATCACTGACAGCACCACTACCATAAAAATAAATACAAAAATAGACCACAGCACTCTGCAGGTAGGCGGAGGCTTTCTGGTGTGGCTGAGGCCGGACCGGGAGGCATTGAGGGTTTATTGTATGTACAGCCGGGACAGTTTTAAGGGTTTCGCCCTTCCCTGGGAGCAGCAGGAGGTGGATCTGACGGTTTCTGGCCTGCAGTTCGGGACGGGGATTACTGTTCATTTTTAAAACATCATTTAGCGAACAACAGAAAAGCCCCGATGAGTTCATCCTCGGGGCTTTGATAATATGGCGGAGCATTACTCCGCAACAGCCAGTCTTTGTCCGGAGTTTAGCAGATTTCTGGAGAGCCAGCGGAATACGGCAGCCAGGCCGTTGAAAATATGAAGCGACAGCAGGCCTAAAACCAGTCCGAAGGCTGTTAAACTAAGGGCTTGGGGCATAGTGCTGATGGCTCCCCAGGGCAGTTCATAGTCCACGAATTTATAGATGAACGGGGCGATTATCAGTACCCCGGAAACGCTGGCCAGGGTGATGGTAACGATAAAGGAGACAACGCCTAACGGGGCCTTCAGTAACAGGTAGACCAGCCCTTTCCAGGTATATTTGCTGGAAAGCCGGGAGGTGATCCAATTCCAGAAACCGCTGGCCTCGGACCATCTGGCCGGGCTGTCATGCTCGACATTCTCTTTCAACAACCATCTGGCCTGAAGCCCCTCAAACCTGGCAAACAACCTCCAGGAGAACATGGTCAATAGCAGAAAGGGAAGGCCGATAAATATGTAAAGCAGGCCCAGGCCGATGGAGAACCCGGTGATCAGATAGACAAAATAGAAGATCCCCAGGGGAAAGGCCAGCAACAGGTACAGGATATTGAGATATGAACCGGGCTTTAAACCCACACCCAGGATGTTTTTCAGGCCGGTTAACAGGTTATTCATGGTCGCCTCCTTTTGTTGATATTCATGTTAAATTACGGATTTTCGAGCAAAAAGTTTCAGTTATTTTCAGATCTCATATAAGAGAAATCTCAATATGCTAACTACCTCATTATTTTATGTTTCGGCTTCTATAAACCGAAGCCTTATCTCTTGACAAAAGGTCTTAAAATTTGTATACTTACCAATCTAATTAAAGGATATTATGGCCAAGAAAACAGATAGAAAAACAGCAGCCAGACAGGAGGGGGCCAGGAAGGAACCTGCCCAGGAAACTCCCATCGGCTTTACCCGGATAAATTATATTTTGTTCGCCGCCGCCGCCGGGTTGATACTGCTGGGATTCCTCTTTCTCTCCAGCCCCGTCTTCGGGGGAGGCTTTCCCTTCATCCATCCCTTCAAGGGTGGGGTCAACGGATGGCTTACCATGAACGCGGCCCCGGTACTGCTGGTACTGGGATACTGCGTGGTGATCCCGATCGCGATCATAAAGAAATAATTCTATAATAAAATTTAGGACCACGGTCTAGCGGATGCAGTAAAAATCTGCAAAGGCTCCTACCGTGGTTTATTGTTGGGTATGGAAAGAATCAGATTAGGCGTAAATATAGACCATGTGGCCACCCTGAGGCAGGCTAGAAAGGCCTTACAGCCGGATCCGGTCTGGGCCGCGGCCGTGGCCACCCTGGCCGGGGCCGACGGCATCACGGTGCATCTGCGCTCCGACCGCCGGCATATTCAGGACCGGGACGTTCAGCTGCTTCGCCAAACCGTCAACACCCATCTCAACGTGGAACTGGCGGCCGACGACGAAATGGTAGGCTTGATGATCAATATCAAGCCGGATGCGGTGTGCCTGGTGCCGGAGAATCCAGATGAGATAACCACCGAGGGCGGACTGGATCTGCAAAAAGCCGGAGACCGAGTGGCCAGGGCGGCCAAACTGCTGAAGGCGGCCGGGATATCGGTGACCTGTTTCATCGAGCCGGATGAAAAACAGGTAAAGCTGGCCAGGAAACTGGGGGCCGATTCCATAGAGATAAACACCAACGCCTTTTCCCAGGCCAGGGGTGGTAAGATAAAAAAGGAAACCGTTCGGGTGGCCCAGGCCGCCAAGTTGGCCCAAAAACTGGGTTTGGATGTACACGCCGGGCACGGGCTTAATTATTTCAACCTGCTTCCCATGGTCAATATCCCCCAGATAACCGAACTGAACATCGGGCATGCCATCATCGCCCAAGCGGTGCTGGTGGGCCTAGATAAGGCGGTTCGTGACATGAAAGCCCTTTTGGAGAGGTAGCCATGCCTGTTGGCAGCATCAAGAAAAAATTTGCCGATAAAAAGATCGGGGTCCTAATGGGCGGGCGGTCCGGGGAGAGGGAGGTGTCCCTGCGCTCCGGCAAGAACGTTCTGGCCGCCCTGAAAAGGCAGGGATTTAAAGCGGTGGGCATCGATGTGGGAACCGATGTGGCCAAGAAGCTGGTTGCCCAAAAGATAGAGGTGGCCTTCATCATTCTGCACGGCAAATACGGCGAGGACGGCACCATTCAGGGGCTTTTGGAGATAATGGACATTCCCTACACCGGGTCGGGAGTGCTGGCTTCGGCCCTGGCCATGCATAAGGGCTACAGCAAGAAGGTATTCAAGGAACAGGGGATCCCCACCCCGGATTTTTTATGGATAGACCGGGGCGACGATCCGGCCAAAGCCGCCCAGCAAGCCCAGGATGAACTGGGCCTGCCGCTGATAGTCAAACCGCTGGAGGAGGGCTCTTCCATCGGGGTCTCCATCATCAAGAACCACAAGGATGCCGTGTCGGGTTTCAAGAAGCTGCACCGCAAGTACGGCGGACTGATCGCTGAGCGATTTATCTCCGGCATGAACATCACTACCGGCATTCTGGGCAACGGCCAAAAGGTCAGGGCCCTGCCGATCCTAGAGCTGGTCCCCAGGAACGAATTCTATGATTTCCAGGCCAAATATACTAAGGGGATGACGGAGTTCATCATCCCGGCCCGCCTGCCTGGCAGCCTGTACCGCCGTGCCCAGGAGACGGCTTTAGCCGCCCATCATGCTTTGGGCTGCCATGGTTGGTCGCGGGTGGATGCCATCGTGGACCGGGCTGGCACCCCGTTTATCCTGGAGGTCAACACCATCCCCGGTATGACCGACCTGTCCGACCTTCCGGCCGAGGCCAAGGTGGACGGGATCAGCTATGATGAGGTGGTGCTGACGATCCTGTCCAGCGCAAAGATCTGAAAAAGCCGTAAAAACAACAATCACATAAAGACATTAGGAGGAAAACAACCATGCCAGTCCCCAAGAGGAAACATTCCAATTCGCGCACCGGGAAACGCCGGGCCAACTGGAAGCTGACCGCCCCCAACCTGGTGAAGTGTTCCCACTGCCACCAGTCCCGCATGCCGCACCGGGCCTGCCCCTATTGCGGGTACTACGGCGGCCGGGAGATCGTCAGCATCAAAGAAGTTTAATTTTTCATTAAAATAAAATGGTACCCAAGGCAAAAAAAACAGGGGCTTACCCAGGGGATGCCAAGCGTTCCCAGGATAAACGGAACCGCAGTAAAAAGGCCAAGGAAATAACCACCGGCGGCAAGTTGGGATTGGAGAACCTGTCGGAGGGAGGCACTGCCGGTCCGATTCGGATCGTGGTGGACGCCATGGGCGGTGACAACGGGGTGGTGCCTAACATCCTGGGGGCCATCGAGGCCGCCAAGATCGGCCGAGGCAAGTTCCAGGTGATACTGGTGGGCGATACGGTGGCCATCAAAACTGAGTTGGCGTCGGGGGTGGGGGAGAAGGAATACCAAGAGGAGGATCTGGAGAAATACGGGGTGAAGTTGGTGCATGCCTCCCAGAGGATTGAGATGCACGAGACCCCTACCGAGGCCCTGCGCAACAAGCGCGATTCCTCCATCTCGGTCGGCCTGCGTCTGCAGAAGCGGGGCGAGGCCGAAGGCTTCATCTCGGCCGGGAACACCGGGGCGGTAATGGGCGCTTCACTTTTTGAACTGGGGCGGATCGAGGGGGTTTCCCGCCCGGCTATCGCCACTTTCATGCCCACCGAGCTGGGCGGTTGCATCGTGGTGGATGCCGGGGCCAACCCCGACTGCAAGCCCCATTATCTGCTGCAATTCGGCATGATGGGAGCCTCGTTCGCCCACTACGTCTTCGAAAAGCCCAACCCCAAGGTGGGCCTGCTTTCGGTGGGCGAGGAAGCATCCAAGGGCGACGAGTTGACGGTCAAATCCCACCAGCTGCTGGCAGAGAGCGGTTTGAATTTCATCGGCAACATAGAGGGCAAGGATATTCTCAAAGGCACCGCCGATGTAGTGGTCTGCGACGGGTTCGTGGGCAACGTAATCCTTAAATTCGCCGAGAGCGTGGTCCGGATGTTCTACGGTTCCATCAAGCGCTATGTCTATACCAATATCTTCGGCAAGATCGGAGCCCTGCTGTTAAAACCCGCCCTGAAGAAATTTGCCAAGGACCTGGATTACGAGGAATACGGCGGGGCCCCATTACTGGGGGTCAACGGGGTGTGCATCATCTGCCACGGCCGTTCCACCGCCAAAGCCATCAAGAACGCCATTCTGGTGGCCCACCGCTGCGTCTCCCACCGGGTGAACGACCATATTAAGGACCAACTTTCCAATTACGCAAAGGAAGTTAAAAAATGAAACATGTGGCCATACTGGGGACCGGGCATTTCGTCCCCGAAAAGATATTGACCAACGCCGACCTGGAGAAGATCGTCGATACCACCGATGAGTGGATAACCCAGCGCAGCGGCATCAAAGAGCGGCA
Protein-coding sequences here:
- a CDS encoding sensor domain-containing protein, yielding MNNLLTGLKNILGVGLKPGSYLNILYLLLAFPLGIFYFVYLITGFSIGLGLLYIFIGLPFLLLTMFSWRLFARFEGLQARWLLKENVEHDSPARWSEASGFWNWITSRLSSKYTWKGLVYLLLKAPLGVVSFIVTITLASVSGVLIIAPFIYKFVDYELPWGAISTMPQALSLTAFGLVLGLLSLHIFNGLAAVFRWLSRNLLNSGQRLAVAE
- a CDS encoding DUF3098 domain-containing protein, which encodes MAKKTDRKTAARQEGARKEPAQETPIGFTRINYILFAAAAGLILLGFLFLSSPVFGGGFPFIHPFKGGVNGWLTMNAAPVLLVLGYCVVIPIAIIKK
- a CDS encoding pyridoxine 5'-phosphate synthase translates to MERIRLGVNIDHVATLRQARKALQPDPVWAAAVATLAGADGITVHLRSDRRHIQDRDVQLLRQTVNTHLNVELAADDEMVGLMINIKPDAVCLVPENPDEITTEGGLDLQKAGDRVARAAKLLKAAGISVTCFIEPDEKQVKLARKLGADSIEINTNAFSQARGGKIKKETVRVAQAAKLAQKLGLDVHAGHGLNYFNLLPMVNIPQITELNIGHAIIAQAVLVGLDKAVRDMKALLER
- a CDS encoding D-alanine--D-alanine ligase codes for the protein MPVGSIKKKFADKKIGVLMGGRSGEREVSLRSGKNVLAALKRQGFKAVGIDVGTDVAKKLVAQKIEVAFIILHGKYGEDGTIQGLLEIMDIPYTGSGVLASALAMHKGYSKKVFKEQGIPTPDFLWIDRGDDPAKAAQQAQDELGLPLIVKPLEEGSSIGVSIIKNHKDAVSGFKKLHRKYGGLIAERFISGMNITTGILGNGQKVRALPILELVPRNEFYDFQAKYTKGMTEFIIPARLPGSLYRRAQETALAAHHALGCHGWSRVDAIVDRAGTPFILEVNTIPGMTDLSDLPAEAKVDGISYDEVVLTILSSAKI
- the rpmF gene encoding 50S ribosomal protein L32, which produces MPVPKRKHSNSRTGKRRANWKLTAPNLVKCSHCHQSRMPHRACPYCGYYGGREIVSIKEV
- the plsX gene encoding phosphate acyltransferase PlsX → MRIVVDAMGGDNGVVPNILGAIEAAKIGRGKFQVILVGDTVAIKTELASGVGEKEYQEEDLEKYGVKLVHASQRIEMHETPTEALRNKRDSSISVGLRLQKRGEAEGFISAGNTGAVMGASLFELGRIEGVSRPAIATFMPTELGGCIVVDAGANPDCKPHYLLQFGMMGASFAHYVFEKPNPKVGLLSVGEEASKGDELTVKSHQLLAESGLNFIGNIEGKDILKGTADVVVCDGFVGNVILKFAESVVRMFYGSIKRYVYTNIFGKIGALLLKPALKKFAKDLDYEEYGGAPLLGVNGVCIICHGRSTAKAIKNAILVAHRCVSHRVNDHIKDQLSNYAKEVKK